The genomic segment TTCTTGACCAAGACGCGCGCCTCAGCTTGTGCTTGAAGAGAGCGTGGTGTCGTTGACGTCATGCTGCGCCTCCTTCGTCTTGTTCGAGTTTGGCCATGAACATCTCCACGACGTAATGCGTGAACCACGAGTACCACTGTGGGCCAAGACGCCCGTGGGGTTCCGGGAGCTTCCTGTCCTTCATCCCGGTGAGCGTCACAGAGTCGCGATCGATGATGGGCTGCAAAGCGTCCGTCAGATCGTCTGCTTTGAGATAGGACGCGTCGGCACTGATGCTTCGAAGACTCTGCCAAACCCCCTTTGCCAGGCCAATGTAATGCGTTTTGTTCGCCTCGAAGTGCTTGTCGAGCTCCTGCGCCTCGATCGCGGTCGCAGCCTCGGCGTCCCAGACGTAGTCCTTGCGTGCCATCAGCGGAGGCCCGTCTTAACCGTCCATACCGATAGAGCAACCACGTGCCACACAAGCACTAACAGCAGCCAGCCTGCGATCGATCCGACGTCGAGCTTGTCCCATAGCGTCACGAGCCCCAGAGTCGCGTCGAGCGCTGCCACTCCAATCAACACTGGGACCGCCCAGGCTTGACGCGTCCGTGCCCGACGCTGTTCGGCCGACTCGTGTCCGCCTCCTGCACGCGCCGCGGCTTGGACGAACAGGGGCAAGAACACCAGAAGCAGGCCGAGGATCCCAATTGCGGTGCCGATCTCGACGCCAAGAGTGTCGCGCTCACTCATCAGAATGAGACTAGGCAGACGTCCGGACGACTAACGGTTTGCAGTCCGTAAGTTGACCCCGCCTGACTACAGCGCGACGATGGCGCTGTGCGGAGGCCTCAGCTGATCCTCGCTCTTCTGCGAAGTGGTCTCGCAAAGGTGTTTGCGGTCAGCCTGGCCATCACTGCTCTGGCCGCAATACCGGCTTTCGCTCCAGTGGGATCATCGCGTAGCACCTCCGGAGCGTCGACCGCCTCGTGGGTGGCAACGGCAAAGGAGAGGTTGTCAGACCTCGACACGAAGTCTGCCGGATCCATGACCGGGTACTCACGGGATAGGTTCGGACGCGAGTGGTTCGATGTGGATCTGAATGGCTGCAACACGCGCAACGACATACTCGCTCGCGACTTGAGACAGGTCGTCTTCAAGCCCGGTTCCGATTGCGTCGTGGCCAAGGGAACGCTGCGCGACAGATACACCAACACGACGATCGACTTCGTCCAGGGGGCCGCGTCCTCCAAGGTCGACATCGACCATGTGGTCGCTCTTGCGGCTGCGTGGAGGACCGGCGCCAAGCAATGGACCGCTAACCAGCGGCTCTTCTATGCGAACGACAGCTTAGTACTCCTTGCGGTTGATGGTCCCGCGAATCGGCAGAAGAGCGATGGCGACGCGGCCGACTGGTTGCCGCGAAATCGTGGTTATCGGTGCCGGTACGTGGCAAGGCAAATCGCCATTAAGACGAAGTACGACCTGTGGGTCACGCAGCCGGAGCGGATGACGATGTCCGACGTTGTAAGTGACTGCTGAGCATGTGCGGTCAGGAGACCATCGCCGAGCACCAACCGGGTGATTTCTTTCTTCATGGGCCTTCTTTGGAGGGAAGGACGTCCCTCCAGTCCCTCAATCCCTCAAGACTCGGGTCGGATGCGGCTTGTGTGCAGGGAAAGCGCCGGCTCGGCCGTCCCTCCGTCGAATCCCTCCATGGCCAGGAGGAGGGCCTCCGCGAAGGGGCTTCGGAGGCGAGCGGGGAAGCGGAGTGAGCGTGGCTTCGCACTGAAGCGCAACAGGGCGCGGCGCCGGTGGCGCTCGTCCCGGCGGTGGTGTTGCGCTTCAGCAGTTCTCGTGGCGGAGGCAGCCCGTCGCCTCCCCCCGGCGGTGCGATGGACGCGAGCGAGCCGTTCGAGCACCGCAGTCAGCCCGACCGCGGTGAGCTGAGCGAGCGTTCGACCGCCTTCGAATCGGTGGCCGGTTGCCCATCTGTCGGATGCTCGTGTCGGACTCCGAACGGTGAGCAAGGGCCCATCGTCACTGCGCTCCCGCGCAGCAATGTCGGAGATGTTGGAGTGTCAGACGTCCGACCGAGGATGGAAGGGCACGCCCGAACGGCGTCACGAGAAGGACGCGCAAGAATCTCGATGATGGGTTTCCGAGGCGCAGCTATGGGACGACGGCGCCGGACTCTCCGGTGTCAGTGGCGTCACGGCGTCACATGTATAGCGCGATGCTGCGGCGCACTTTCGACGGGTGCGGAAAGGCTCGAAGTCTCCTTCGAGAGCAGAGCGATTCGAAAGCGGTTAGGCTTCAACCGCCGCAGGGCATGACCGTCGATGTCTGATACCACGTGCGCGGTCTTTGCGAGGGATGTCACGCTCGATCGGGAGCGCATCCACCGCTTCGTCGTCGGTGAGGACGCTGCGCCTACGCCGATGACGACCGCCGAGGCAGCACAAGAACTCGGCGACCGGTTCGCGACAGACGTTCTGCTTCAGGGCGTCTTCCCGGTCACGGCGGAGGCCACGGTCGACGCGATCAAGGCCGCCGTTCCGGACGGCGACCCGCTTCGCGACCAGATGACTTTCATTCTTGGCGAGGGAAGCCAGATCCCGTTCAGCCAGGCTCCAGCCCTCGGTCGCAGCCTCCGCTTCGTCGTGACCCTTGGCGCGACGTCGAATGGACCACCGGAGGGGCCGGACATCCTGATCAGCGTTCCGCATCCCGAAAGCACCGGCATCGAGCTCATGGCGTGGGACCTCGAGGCGAAGGGCTTCAACTACTACCGCTCCATGGGAGATCCACCCGCGTGGGTCTTCGCCGGCAATTCGCGGCATGCGCTCGTCGACCCGACACAGGGCAAGGGCCCATTTGAGAGCCACAAGAGCGGGGCGCTGCTGATGAAGGAGCTAAAACGTCCTTGGCTCCACTGGGATTCCTCAGACGTGCACATCGAGGCGACGGCGTTCGCAGCCGGGGACGATCGGCGAACGCATGCGTGGTTCACCGGCAAGCAGATCGGAGGTGCATACGCCTTCGAGTTCGAGGTTGCGAAGCCCGCAATGCAGCGCTGGGCGAAGGCTCGGTTCGAGGCGCTCCTCGCGAACGGGGGCGCGATCGAGCGACCGGCGCGGATCATGGAGCAGCTCCTCGACACGCCCGCGGTCAACCTCATCACAAGCAGGCGCGAGAGCGCGAGCGCCAGCGCGTCACCCGAGCCGCTGGCCTTGCCCGGGACGTTCTTCATCGACGCCGACGGCCTCGCAATCGTGCAACTGGAGGGACCGCCTCAGTTCACGGTGCGCGCCGAGGTGTACGCAAGGAGCCTCGAGACCTTCGACGTGAAGCTTGCAGACGGGCCGGGCTTCGTCCAAGACGGAGACACGCACTTCGCCTTCGCGGTCCCAGAACGCGCCTTCGAGGATCTGGTGGTGCTTCAGAAGGCATTGGAGATCGGCCTGGTGAGCAGACGGCTCGCGGCCTGCCTGCTCATGACGGACTTCCCGAACCCGATCTTCTCCGATCGACGCCCCGCGTTGCTCGCGCGCGTCCCGCCGACGGCTCAGGTGACGGACGGCGGCAGCTCGTTCTCCGAGGAGATGGCCAATGCCATCCTCGCGGAGGCGCCAGACGCTGGAGCTGGAAGTCCGGAGCAAGAGTTCGCCGAGCTTTGGAACGTTGGCGAGGACTTCGAGGATCAGTTCAACGCTCTTCTGCGCGACTACTACGAAGCGGTGAACGCTCGGCTCGCGAG from the Actinomycetota bacterium genome contains:
- a CDS encoding HNH endonuclease family protein; its protein translation is MDLNGCNTRNDILARDLRQVVFKPGSDCVVAKGTLRDRYTNTTIDFVQGAASSKVDIDHVVALAAAWRTGAKQWTANQRLFYANDSLVLLAVDGPANRQKSDGDAADWLPRNRGYRCRYVARQIAIKTKYDLWVTQPERMTMSDVVSDC